The Sinorhizobium fredii genome contains the following window.
GCGATTTTCGCCGTTTGTTGCATGCTACCCTGAACGGCCGCGGGTCACCGTCTCTGTTGTCACGATCGTGCCCGCGCCGACTTCCGCATTGTGGCATTCAGCGGTCATTCAGTGCCATCCCAATGAATTTCGGCTCTCCACCCGAAGCGGGAGTGAACGTCATGTATCGAGCGTTGGATGTTCACTGCCGAATATAGAGGCGCGCTTTGAACCGCCCCGTTAAGTTCGGATTCAATCTTTGTTGGTAATTTCCCGTTAGCACTTCCGATCAGTCGCGACGGCACCATGCTCCCGCCGTCGACAATGTTCTGCGTACGGGTCTCCAATGCGTTTGTCGGCTGCGCCAGCAATTGTCCTCACCTGCCTTGTTCTTTCGGGCTGCGCTTCCAGTTCCGGTCCGGAAGCGGTCTTGTCGCCACGGCCGTCGCGGGAAGTGACGAGTTCGGTCGCTCCGCCTGCCGCGCCTGTGGTTTCGGTGCCCGGCCCGGTTCCGTCCGGCGATGTCGGCCTGGCCGAAGCGGCAAGCGAGCCGCCGGAAGAGCTCGCCTGGGCCGGCCAGGTGCCGCAGCCGGAAGCCTTCACGACGATGGAGAGCGAAGCCGGCATGCCCGTTCCGATGGAGCGGCCAATCGCAATGGTCGTTCCCGACAATCCCGCCATGGAGGAGGCGCCGCGCACCCGGTCGCGCGTCTACAGCCATCGTTTCCGCGACGCCAAGCCGATCAATTTTGGCAAGCGGTCGCCGAGGAAGATGGCCGTGCACGGCGTCGACGTGTCGCGCTGGCAGGGGAATATCGACTGGGAGAAGCTCCGGACTCAAGGCGCGAACTTCGCCTATATCAAGGCGACCGACGGCGGCGACCATCTCGACCCGATGTTCAAGAAAAACTGGCGCCGGGCCGAGCAAGCCGGGATCAAGCGCGGCGCCTACCATTTCTTCTACTGGTGCCGGACGGCCGGCGAACAGGCCGACTGGTTCATCCGCAACGTGCCGCGCGAGGCCAATGCCCTGCCGCCGGTCATCGACGTCGAATACAACGGCGAATCGAGCTGCAAGCGGCGCCTTTCACCCGAGCGGGTGCGGGAGAAGATGCAGGTCTTCATGGACAAGTTGGAGCGGCATTACGGCCAGCGCCCGGTCATCTACACCGCGCCGGATTTCTATCGCGACAATCTGAGGGACGCGTTCCCCAACCATCCCTTCTGGCTGCGCTCTGTCGCCGCCCATCCGTCGAAGGTCTATCCGGGCCGCAAGTGGCTGTTCTGGCAATATTCCGGCTCCGGCCTGTCGCACGGCGTCGACGGCCGCATCGACCTCAATGTTTTCCACGGCAGCGAGGCCGAATGGCACCGCTGGACGGCGGGGAGTTCGACCTGACGGGCGCGGGCAGCGTCCCGTATCAGGGATGCTGCACGCCTTTGCGGTTGAGCGCGATCGTATAGACGCTGGTCGTCGCCGTGATGAACAGCTGATGCTTGGCGCGGCCGCCGAAGCAGATGTTCGAGACCCGTTCCGGCACGAGGATCTTGCCCATCAGATGTCCGTCCGGGGCGATGCAATGCACGCCGTCGCCGGCCGAGGACCAGAGGTTCCCGTCGCTGTCGACGCGAATCCCGTCTGCGGCGCCGGGCGTGATCGCGTGGAACACCTCGCCGCCCGAAAGCGCGCCATCGGCGCCGACGTCGAAGGCGCGGATATGCTGCGGGTCCGAGGAGAACATGCGGCCCGTGTCGGCGACGTAGAGCCGGGTCTCGTCCGGGCTGAAGGCGAGGCCGTTCGGGCAGTTGAAATCCGTCAGGACCGCCTCGATCGAACCGGATGGGCGCACCCGGTAAACCTGGCAAGGCAGTTCCTGCTCGGCGCGGAAGCCCTCGTAGTCGGTCATGATCCCGTAATGCGGATCGGTGAACCAGATCGAACCGTCCGACGTCACCACGACATCATTGGGCGAATTCAACCGCTTGCCCTGGTAGCTGTCGGCAATGACCGTGATCGATCCGTCGAACTCCGTCCGCGTCACGCGCCGCGTGCCGTGCTCGCAGCTGACGAGCCGCCCCTCGCGGTCGCGCGTATGGCCGTTGGCATAGTTCGAGGGGCTGCGGAACGTCGAGATGCCGACCCCCGGCAAAAAGCGGAGGATGCGATTATTGGGGATGTCGGAGAAGAGCAGGCAGCCGGCGTCGCCGAACCAGACCGGCCCTTCGACCCAGTCGAAGCCTGTCGCGATCTGCTTGAGAGGGGCATTGCCCATGACAAAGGACTTGAAGCTGGGGTCGACCGCCTCGAAGAACGACATTCCGATTTTCCTCCCGATTTTCGCCTGCGGTTTCCTCGCAGCCGAGTGTTGCATCGATACAGAGTGCTATAGCACCTGGGTCGGCCAGCGTACGGCGCTTCACTTCAATCCTCATTCCTGTGCTTGTCACAGGTGCCAGCCAGCCAAGTCCTTGGCTGAAAGAGTCAGCCGCGCCGCAGACGCGGCGCTGCTGGATCCCTGTGACAAGCACAGGGATGAGGGCGGAGGGAATCAGCCAAGCTCCATTCCCTATGATCGTGTGCCACGACATCTGGCGGCGGCGCATCTTCCGGTTGCCCGCAGATTGCCTCGCCGTCGCGGCGACGGCAGCGTCCGTCAGGAAAAGGCGATCTGCGCCTTCAGCGCCTGGCTGCGGTCGCTCGCCAGTTCGAAGGCGCTGACTGCGTCCGCAAGCGGCACCGTGTGGGTGATAAGCGGCTTGACGTCGATCAGTCCCTTCTGCATCAGCCCGACGCCGGTCGCGAACTCCTCGTGGAAGCGGAAGGAGCCGCGCAGATCGAGCTCCTTGGCGGTGATCGCCATCATCGGCAGGCTCATGTCGCCGCCGAGCCCGAGCTGGATGATGATGCCGCGCGGGCGAAGCGCGGCGATGCCGGCGGCAAGCGCTGGTGCTGCACCGGAGCACTCATAAAGGACATCGAAACGGCCCTTGTCAGCGCCGTAGGGAGCGAGCGCATCCGGCTCGCTCTTCATGTTGATGACCCGATCGGCGCCGGCTTTCTTCGCGAGCGCCAGGGTGAAGTCGGACAGGTCGGTGGCGACGATCTCGGCCGCGCCGGCGCGGCGCGCCGCGAGGATCGCAAGCACCCCGATCGGTCCGCAGCCGGTGACGAGAACCCGCTTGCCGAGCACTTCTCCGACCCGCCGCGTCGCATGCAGCGCCACCGCCAACGGTTCGGCGAGCGCCGCCTCGCCCGGCGTCAGGCCCTCGGCTGGCACGCATTGGATTGCATCGGCGACAAGCACCTCGCGGAAGGCGCCCTGGATATGCGGGAACGGCATGGCGCTGCCGTAGAAGCGCATGTTGAGGCACTGGTTGTGAAGCCCCTCCTGGCAATAGCGGCAGGTCCGGCAGGGCCGCGACGGCGATACGGCGACGAGCTGGCCTGTCTTCAGACCGTCGACGCCAGGTCCCAGCGCTTCCACATAAGCCGCGACCTCGTGGCCGAGGATCATCGGCTCGCGCAGCCGCACGGTGCCGAAACCGCCATGATTGTAATAATGCAGGTCGCTGCCGCAGACGCCGCCGACGGCAAGGCGAAGCTGGACTTCGCCCGCGCCGGGCGCCTCGACGGCCCGCTCCTCGATGCGCAGGTCCTTTGCGCCGCGAACGACGATCGCTTTCATCGGAGGCTCCTTACAATACAGGCGTCAGCAGCGGCTGGCCGGCGAAATGTGCGGCGAGATTGTCGCGCACCAGCTTACCCATGGCCTTCCGCGTCTCGATCGTACCGGAGGCATGGTGCGGCTGAAGCAGGACGTTGTCGAGGGTTAGAAAACGGGGGTTCAGCGCCGGCTCGCCTTCGAAGACATCGAGCGCCGCCGAACCGAGCGTGCGGTTTTCCAGCGCTTCCACAAGCGCCTCCTCGTCGATGTTGGAGGCGCGGGAAATATTGACCAGCATGCCCTCGGGGCCGAGCGCGGCGATTACCTCTCGGCCGACGATATGGCGGGTCGCGGCCGAGGCGGCGAGCGTCACGAACAGGAAGTCCGAGCGGGCGGCAAGCGCCACCGGGTCGGCGACAAATTCCCATTCGGATGCGTAGGACTTCGCCTCGACGTCGGAATAGGCAATGTCCATGTCGAAGCCCTTGAGGCGCTTGGCGACCTCGTAACCGATCCGGCCGAGGCCGAGCACGCCGGCGCGCCGGCCCCAGACGCGACGCTTCAGCGGATAGAGGCCCTGTGTCGCCCAGCTGCCGTCCTTCACCCAGCTTTCCGCGCCGATCATTCCGCGCGACAGGCAGAGCATCATCGCGACGCCGAGATCGGCGACGTCGTTGGTGAGCACGTCAGGCGTGTTGGTGACGCGCACACCGCGCTCGCGGCAGGCGGCAAGGTCGACCGCATCGAAGCCGACGCCATAGACGGATATCACTTCGAGCCCCGGGCAGGCCTCGATCATCGCACGGGTTGCGCCGAGTTCGCCACGGGTGGCGATCGCCTTCACGCTCGGCCCGACCTCGGCCAGGAAGCGCGTCTTGTCGACGGCATCGAAATAGCGGTGCACGGTGAAGGCGTCGTTCAGCGGCACCTCGTCCCACTCCGGATAGGGGCCGACCTGGAGAATATGCGGCTTGTTCAATTCAGAAACTCCGTCCCTTGACATTGAATGTTATCGATAACATAAACAGATGAATTCGAGTTGTCGAGACGAAATGCCGGAGGAAAAATGGCCCTTGAACTGTTCGATCTGAAAGGCCGGCGGGCGCTTGTCACCGGCTCTTCGCAGGGCATCGGCTTTGCGCTCGCCCGCGGCCTCGCCGCTGCGGGGGCAGAAGTCGTCCTCAACGGGCGGGATGAGACAAAGCTCGCCGAAGCCACCGCCTGCATTGCCGGCGCTAAAAAACTCGCCTTCGACGCCACCGACCACGGAGCCGCGCGAAGTGCCGTCGACGGTTTCGAGGCCGAGGTCGGGCCGATCGACATTCTCGTCAACAATGCCGGCATGCAGCACCGCACGCCGCTCGAGGACTTTCCCGCCGACGCCTTCGAGAAGCTGCTCAGGACTAATATTTCGACGGTTTTCAATGTCGGCCAGGCGGTGGCGCGGCACATGATCAAGCGAGGCGCCGGCAAGATCATCAACATCGCCAGCGTCCAGACTGCCCTTGCCCGCCCGAGCATCGCCCCCTACACCGCCACCAAGGGCGCGGTCGGCAATCTCACCAAGGGCATGGCGACCGACTGGGCGAAATACGGCCTGCAGTGCAATGCGATCGCGCCGGGCTATTTCGATACGCCGCTCAACGCCGCCCTGGTCGCCGATCCGGACTTCTCGGCCTGGCTCGAAAAGCGTACGCCCGCTGGCCGCTGGGGCAAGGTGGAGGAGCTGGTCGGCGCCTGCATCTTCCTCGCCTCGGATGCTTCCTCTTTCGTGAACGGACACGTGCTCTATGTCGACGGCGGCA
Protein-coding sequences here:
- a CDS encoding glycoside hydrolase family 25 protein, whose amino-acid sequence is MRLSAAPAIVLTCLVLSGCASSSGPEAVLSPRPSREVTSSVAPPAAPVVSVPGPVPSGDVGLAEAASEPPEELAWAGQVPQPEAFTTMESEAGMPVPMERPIAMVVPDNPAMEEAPRTRSRVYSHRFRDAKPINFGKRSPRKMAVHGVDVSRWQGNIDWEKLRTQGANFAYIKATDGGDHLDPMFKKNWRRAEQAGIKRGAYHFFYWCRTAGEQADWFIRNVPREANALPPVIDVEYNGESSCKRRLSPERVREKMQVFMDKLERHYGQRPVIYTAPDFYRDNLRDAFPNHPFWLRSVAAHPSKVYPGRKWLFWQYSGSGLSHGVDGRIDLNVFHGSEAEWHRWTAGSST
- a CDS encoding SMP-30/gluconolactonase/LRE family protein, producing MSFFEAVDPSFKSFVMGNAPLKQIATGFDWVEGPVWFGDAGCLLFSDIPNNRILRFLPGVGISTFRSPSNYANGHTRDREGRLVSCEHGTRRVTRTEFDGSITVIADSYQGKRLNSPNDVVVTSDGSIWFTDPHYGIMTDYEGFRAEQELPCQVYRVRPSGSIEAVLTDFNCPNGLAFSPDETRLYVADTGRMFSSDPQHIRAFDVGADGALSGGEVFHAITPGAADGIRVDSDGNLWSSAGDGVHCIAPDGHLMGKILVPERVSNICFGGRAKHQLFITATTSVYTIALNRKGVQHP
- a CDS encoding L-idonate 5-dehydrogenase — encoded protein: MKAIVVRGAKDLRIEERAVEAPGAGEVQLRLAVGGVCGSDLHYYNHGGFGTVRLREPMILGHEVAAYVEALGPGVDGLKTGQLVAVSPSRPCRTCRYCQEGLHNQCLNMRFYGSAMPFPHIQGAFREVLVADAIQCVPAEGLTPGEAALAEPLAVALHATRRVGEVLGKRVLVTGCGPIGVLAILAARRAGAAEIVATDLSDFTLALAKKAGADRVINMKSEPDALAPYGADKGRFDVLYECSGAAPALAAGIAALRPRGIIIQLGLGGDMSLPMMAITAKELDLRGSFRFHEEFATGVGLMQKGLIDVKPLITHTVPLADAVSAFELASDRSQALKAQIAFS
- a CDS encoding 2-hydroxyacid dehydrogenase, with protein sequence MNKPHILQVGPYPEWDEVPLNDAFTVHRYFDAVDKTRFLAEVGPSVKAIATRGELGATRAMIEACPGLEVISVYGVGFDAVDLAACRERGVRVTNTPDVLTNDVADLGVAMMLCLSRGMIGAESWVKDGSWATQGLYPLKRRVWGRRAGVLGLGRIGYEVAKRLKGFDMDIAYSDVEAKSYASEWEFVADPVALAARSDFLFVTLAASAATRHIVGREVIAALGPEGMLVNISRASNIDEEALVEALENRTLGSAALDVFEGEPALNPRFLTLDNVLLQPHHASGTIETRKAMGKLVRDNLAAHFAGQPLLTPVL
- a CDS encoding SDR family oxidoreductase — translated: MALELFDLKGRRALVTGSSQGIGFALARGLAAAGAEVVLNGRDETKLAEATACIAGAKKLAFDATDHGAARSAVDGFEAEVGPIDILVNNAGMQHRTPLEDFPADAFEKLLRTNISTVFNVGQAVARHMIKRGAGKIINIASVQTALARPSIAPYTATKGAVGNLTKGMATDWAKYGLQCNAIAPGYFDTPLNAALVADPDFSAWLEKRTPAGRWGKVEELVGACIFLASDASSFVNGHVLYVDGGITASL